The genomic DNA gcaaaCTTCCCACAGACTAGTTCATGGACTGGCAGTGGTCCATGGCCCCCACTTTTGAGTAGCAGTGATTTAGAGGAGAAGTCCGATACAGGATGGCTAGAAATTATAAGAATAGCAGTTCAGCTGTGATGGACCACAAATTCTCCAGCCCTGCTCTTGCACCAGCATGGAACTGCAAAGGTGAGCCAGGTTTGAATACTGAACAAAAACATAAATTCAGGGCTCCGTTCAAGCATACCGCAGttgttttaataaataagaaaGGTACAGAAATCATAGTGCTGTGTGACACACATGTTTGAAGCCattatacacatttttaaatgatgtgaAATACCATGCTTTAATCTTCATGCTTCCATGAGATGGATCATTTTTTTGTGACTGGATTTTTGATGTAATCTGTGTACATAGAATACAGAACACctaacaaaaagaaagcaaatatgcTTGATTTCAATGGCTACTTCAATATATCATCCAAACAATATGTCAAACTCTTTAAATAAAGTGACGTTTTCACTccttagaagggcagctatgaaggaactagacatggTCCTGAGGtgcaaagatatatcactgaatagtaaagttaggattgtccatgccatcgtatttctcaTTTAATCTAGACTGATAGTAAAACAACAAtatatgggtcctagagcaaaccaagcttgaactttccctagaggccaagatgactaaactgagattagaattcaaaggtatagtcTGGAAAATGTATGCAAACATCTGTAAACTAAGGTTGTTGTacattggccatatcatgagaagacacaactcactacaaaagacaataatccttAGTAAGGttgaaggcaacaggaaaagagaaagacaacattcaagatggagagactcaaatcaaggaagtcatggccctgagtgtgcaagacctaagcagtgcTGTTGACGATAGGGtgacttggtggtctctcatttatagggccAAGGTAAGTCGAAATAGACTTAACAGCAGTTAAGAACAATGAAGCATGGATATATTGGGCTATTGTTCACTGCTGATCAATCAACAATAGTGGTAACAgtttaggaataatgccaaaaagCCCAATAGTACTTCTGATATAGTAAACTCCAGATGCTATGGAAGAAGCGACAAGAGGGTATAGAGAAGGGACAACATGTTACACATATGGTTAATGAAAAAGAGCATATTTAAAAGGCCAGTAGCCACAACAATACATTATCTTACCAATGGTTATTGCACCAACAACAAATCCTTGTGCTGCAACTCTCATGTGAATGAGGTGGACTGACATTTTTTGGCTTCCTCTGTTCTTCAGCTTGTAAAGACCATATGCCACAACAGCAAAGCAGCCTGCCAAGCCTGTATATCAAAAAGATAGGTGAAGATCAGTCCTAACATTAAAAACAGCTCTGATGGCTTGGGGCAGAATTCTGTAGTTCAGAACTAGCAtgaggatgggtgggtgggttgatgGAGAGAGTGAGAGATAGACAGAAGACAGGAGGGAGAGACAAGAGTTTTTGAATTATTTCTTCATGTGTTTTAGATTATGTGATTAGACTTGAAGGAATTAAGAGAAAAGATAATGTTTACCTCATTTTTAATTGTTCTAGGAAGCAATTAAAACTCATATACCGATGTGCCAATTTTCATGGACATTTGCTTACCTGGATTCCTCACTGATGAACCTAAACTGGTGGACAGCTTGACACAATAAGTGTTGGAGAGTTGGGTTTCTCAGGCCAAACTCACTGGGATAGGTCTCTCAACCTACCCTAACGCAGAAGGCTGGTGTCACAACTGATTATACTAGGTCTGCACAACatacagtctgggggcagcctgcagcctgccaaaggattttgggtggcctgcAAGGATGTGCaatgacttcaaggctcctccactacttggcctcctcctgaggagagggctgggcagaggaggacggaattaatattaataatataaaatacattaattaattaatattaaattaaaacctATTTGCAGAAGAagtttaatctattttaattttagccCCTACCTACTgacaagttgtgcaggtctggatTATACCATTAGGTTGAGTAACGCAGCTGCTTCAGGTGGCCAGTTTCAAGCCTCCTTCCTCTCTAGAGGCCAGGGAGCTGGAAACAGGCAAGGCAGTGCCTCTGGTGTGTCCTACTCTTCTATGTACAGATTTATTGGTGAGTCTGGCTGCAATCCTGCTGAGagttggtaaagtggaaggctgtGTTAGTGTGTAACTCCAGGAGTTGCAGAAAGGACAGAAGCAGCCAGCTTTGGGGTGGGGTGAGATGTGTcacagggtgcatttacactgtagaaaaaatgcattGACACTAAGTGCTGTtgcttcatcttatggaatcttgggatttgtagctttacaaggtcttctctgtccaagagtACTGATGagtcacaaaactaaaaatcctagcAATCTGTAGgttggagctatggcagttaatatggtgtcaaactgcattatttctacagtgtagatgcacccctatgAGATCGGACACCTCATAGactgttgtggcactagagcagcAAACTGCTTGGATAAGGGAACCTCCTTATgtaaacacaagttaaaaatggCTCTGCTAGTGCAACCAGCAGTCATGACAGCTTCAAGTCCCTTTAGGATCCTGCGCTATGTGACTACATTGGAGACAGAAAGGTTCTATTGGAAAGAACAACCTGTAGTCACTTTTTGGTACAATGGGCAATATGGATGGAGCAATGCAAGACAGGAGAATCAAGTGATATTCTTTCGGAaaagaaaaggtttaaattgTATGCCACTTTTCCATGCAATGGCTGCAATGTTATTGGTGACATATGTACACTTAACTGGAGGTTACATGTATGTATGTCTTTTTCTGAACAATGTAGAAGGAGGTGTTTGGGCACCATCCACTCTCACTGCCCCAGCCAGCTTCCAAGTGCCTGGAACACCCTGCCATAGAAGTCCACAGCCCTGGCTGAAGTTCTGTAGCTGGAGAAGGAAGTTGATCTCACCTTCCCTGATCTTCAATGAGTTGCTGATAATGTGGGAGGGTGAACTTAGCTTTCTCCCTGGAGCTGCAAATTGCAATCAGATGCTGCCTGGTTGCCCTCCATTTCCCTCCAGCCAATATGTGGCCATAGCAATGTGCTCCAGTTGCTTGAAAGCTTCTTGGGGCAGGAGGAACTAAAGGTAAGACTCTCAGCAAATTGCTCATAGCAGCTGACAACACAAGAACAGAAGTGTAATAAGAGCAGCAATGCAGAAGCAAATATAACAACACAGTAGTGCAGTATCACAATATTACTGTACATTAGTAACTCAAACAATTTATTTCATGAATACTAGCACCATATTTAAATTCATCATGGTGGAGGCAGCCAATAGAGACACTTGTCTCACTTTTTGAAGAAACCAGTTGGAACAAATACCAAAGTAATTCTTTTTTCTGAAGGCTAGGTTGTTTGTGACAAAATGtatcatcaaaaaaaaaaaattctgaaatacaaggatatatttttaaaagtccccattttggggggggaaagtTACTTAAAGTAGTAACCAGTAAACACTagcttattttctttaaaaatgtttcagtttgttGAGCAGAGATTAGATTTTGCTTTCCAGATTTCACTATAACCATAACCACAGCCAGGGAATTATATGTTGCTCTAAAGTGGTATCCAGAAGTGCTGTGAACAGCTTGCTCTTGAAGATTGGCCAGGCGATATAAAATTGCTTTTAGCTTCTTCATGTTTGATCCATAAATTCAATATAATTACATTTAAGTTTCATCTTTCAACTGTAAGCGTGGTTTGGGGCAGGCAAACAGTGTCCTTTCAGCCAGTTAATTGACAACAGTGCATACAAATTAGTGTGTGTTCGTGAGCACTGCATgtgcacattgttttaaattgtggaaAGGTTCCTGTAATGTTTCAGTTCTGCTGAAGTTGATGAATAGGAGGGAAGATTAAAGAAGGTTGAAGAATACAAGGCTTCTGCTTACCTCTTTCAAtgtggacacatttttttaaaaaaaagtaaccctAATTGTGGAGACCCAGAATGGTGTAGGGTTgaactacaacactggagaccagggttcaaatctccactcgccatggaaacccactgggtaactttgagcaagtcacattctctcaccctcagaggaaggcaaagacaagttcctctcaacaaatcttgcaagaagaTCCTCTCATAAGGTTGTCTTAACGTTGTCAtcaatcagaaattacttgaaggcacacaataacaaaacctAACTGTGAAAGGGAAAGCCATTCACTCATCTGTTTATAGCAGCTGTATATAACTTGCAGCCCTGAAGCTGAATGCAATAaagaagagtccaccacttt from Sceloporus undulatus isolate JIND9_A2432 ecotype Alabama chromosome 2, SceUnd_v1.1, whole genome shotgun sequence includes the following:
- the HIGD1C gene encoding HIG1 domain family member 1C; the protein is MSSDEHWSPVEDDSQASKLARKSRDSPFVPIGLAGCFAVVAYGLYKLKNRGSQKMSVHLIHMRVAAQGFVVGAITIGVLYSMYTDYIKNPVTKK